The Dermacentor albipictus isolate Rhodes 1998 colony chromosome 2, USDA_Dalb.pri_finalv2, whole genome shotgun sequence genome has a segment encoding these proteins:
- the LOC135900967 gene encoding endothelin-converting enzyme 1-like, whose translation MESFKPEDRMDYPQVLEELTMMSGGLSLAYKGYLIFMAKYEEEFVSSNIPDMKLTLNQYFFLQFAMNFCTTKSKEYKSMLNLTGLDSKLRIVVPMQSSFRMSKDFVCADTSVLGTPDKCSIL comes from the exons ATGGAATCGTTCAAACCAGAAGATAGG ATGGATTATCCACAGGTACTAGAGGAGTTGACTATGATGTCTGGTGGGCTGTCACTTGCGTACAAG GGATACCTAATATTCATGGCCAAGTACGAAGAAGAGTTTGTGAGCTCTAACATTCCCGACATGAAGCTCACCTTAAACCAATACTTCTTTCTGCAGTTCGCTATG AACTTCTGCACGACGAAGAGCAAAGAATACAAGAGTATGCTGAACCTCACAGGCTTAGACAGTAAGCTTCG AATTGTGGTTCCCATGCAGAGCTCGTTTCGAATGTCAAAAGACTTTGTTTGCGCGGATACGAGTGTCCTGGGAACGCCTGACAAGTGTTCAATTTTATAG